The proteins below are encoded in one region of Hordeum vulgare subsp. vulgare chromosome 3H, MorexV3_pseudomolecules_assembly, whole genome shotgun sequence:
- the LOC123441039 gene encoding alpha-amylase/subtilisin inhibitor-like — translation MEHFCFLVILSLSALAMALQLTTPCNAIQAQPQPIYDTDGHELTGNNLYNIMPVGRNLSDQCVSPSSFREDQCRVRAILTPCKQFRGTDGYVRIRLAEVSDSSDTEALPRLSTDVVIDFRGVVTSCVYPLQWYVRPENTKQMHVTAGLLTGMEGCKTPAGTCMAEIFMFRVEKHGAGYKLMSCPDAPCRDLVLLDYAGRRYLTVEKDGREPLVVVFKKFHRVTLPPASHPQLG, via the coding sequence ATGGAACACTTCTGTTTCCTGGTCATCCTCTCACTCTCTGCCTTGGCCATGGCCTTGCAGCTGACCACCCCCTGCAACGCTATACAAGCTCAACCGCAGCCGATCTACGACACAGATGGCCATGAACTAACAGGCAACAACCTGTACAACATCATGCCGGTGGGCCGGAATCTGAGCGACCAGTGCGTCTCTCCTAGCTCATTTCGGGAGGATCAATGTCGTGTGCGGGCGATTCTGACACCGTGCAAGCAGTTTCGTGGGACAGACGGCTACGTTCGGATCAGGCTGGCCGAGGTGAGCGACAGCTCCGACACGGAGGCGTTACCCCGCCTCTCTACCGACGTCGTGATCGATTTTCGCGGCGTGGTCACCTCGTGCGTGTACCCTCTCCAGTGGTACGTCCGTCCAGAGAACACGAAGCAGATGCACGTGACCGCCGGCCTCTTGACGGGGATGGAGGGATGCAAGACGCCGGCAGGAACATGCATGGCAGAGATTTTCATGTTCCGCGTTGAGAAGCACGGCGCGGGGTACAAGCTCATGTCGTGCCCCGATGCGCCGTGCCGCGATCTGGTGTTGCTCGACTACGCCGGACGCAGGTATCTGAcggtagagaaagacgggcgcGAGCCTCTGGTGGTCGTGTTCAAGAAGTTCCATCGCGTCACCTTGCCTCCTGCGAGTCATCCCCAACTAGGCTAG